One region of Pagrus major chromosome 5, Pma_NU_1.0 genomic DNA includes:
- the arl6ip4 gene encoding ADP-ribosylation factor-like protein 6-interacting protein 4, with amino-acid sequence MGRSRSPERADKEKKHVKKKRRRSSSSSSSSSSSSSSSSRSRSRSSKKAPHKTQDVKTQRKKRRRSSSSSSSTSSSSSSSSSSSSDEKTKKKKGKAKKKKSSKKKKAKLKKQKKKEKKKKEKLKKKEKKKAEPVLLSPPAEKPPSYLEVWQSDEGTVELGPVMTDEQKARLSTKRPLTKEEYEARQSVIRRVVDPETGRTRLVRGEGEIIEEIVSREKHKDINKQSTKGDGNAFQRKLGINR; translated from the exons ATGGGTCGCAGCAGATCACCGGAAAGAGCcgacaaagagaaaaaacacgTGAAGAAGAAACGGAGAcggtcttcttcttcttcgtcttcttcttcatcgTCTTCCTCGTCCAGCAGCAGGAGTCGAAGCAGATCGTCAAAGAAAGcaccacacaaaacacaag atgtgaaaacacaaagaaagaagcGACGAAgaagctcctcttcctcctcgtccacttcttcttcctcctcgtcaTCGTCCTCCTCGTCCAGCGACGAAAagaccaaaaagaaaaaaggtaaaGCCAAGAAAAAGAAGTCgtcgaagaagaagaaggcgaagctaaagaagcagaagaagaaggagaaaaagaagaaagagaagctgaagaagaaggagaagaagaaagcagaGCCGGTGTTGTTGAGTCCTCCAGCAGAGAAACCTCCATCTTACCTGGAGGTGTGGCAGAGTGATGAGGGGACAGTGGAGCTCGGGCCTG TGATGACAGACGAGCAGAAGGCCCGACTCTCCACTAAAAGGCCTCTCACAAAAGAGGAGTACGAGGCCAGACAGAGTGTGATCCGCAGGGTTGTAGACCCAGAAACAGGACGGACCAG GTTggtgagaggagaaggagagatcATAGAGGAGATTGTCAGCCGAGAAAAACATAAAGACATCAACAAG CAATCCACCAAGGGGGACGGGAACGCCTTCCAGAGGAAACTTGGTATCAACAGGTAG